CGAGGATCACCCAGGAGGTTTTTAACCTGCTGGGCCAAAAACCTTCCCCATCCTCCCTTTAATCTCCTGGGCGAGGTTAAGACCAGGGCCTCGGGTACATACCTGACCCTCCCCACCCGCTTGAGCTTCCAGCCCAAAAGCACGTCCTCCCGGGCCTCCACCTCGGGAAACCCCCCCACTTTCAGGGCGGCCTCCCTCAAAAACATCATGTTGGCCCCGGCCAGGTTGGGTTTCCCCAAGAAGGCCATGAGGTTCAGGAACGCTCGGTAGCCCCACTCGGAAGCCAAAGCCGTCCAGGGAGAAACCCCATAGAAGCGCAAGGGACCATAGAGGGCTATCGCGCCCTTCGCATGCCGGGACAGGCTCTGAAGCCAGGTGGGAAGGGGGATGGAGTCGGCATCGGTCATGGCCACCCACTCCCCCCGGGCAGCCAGAAGCCCCGCCTGGCGAGCGTAGGCCACCCCCTTCCGGGGGCAATACACCACCCGCACACCAAATCCCTCCGCCACCTCCCGCGTGCGGTCGGTGGAGGCATTATCCACCACGATCACCTCAAAAGGCGGCAGCGTCTGCGCCAAAACCGCCTGCAAGGCCTTGGGCAAAAAAGCCTCTTCGTTGCGAGCAGGGATCACCACACTGATGCGCACGGGTATACTCTAGCGTGTTTCGCTATCTGCCATGGGCCAGGGAGGGACTTTTCGTATTCCTGCGCCTGGTCCTAGCTGTAGGCCTCATGGAGGGGGTACGAAGCGGCTTCTTCGCTGGCCTTCTTCCCTTCTATGCCCCCGAGCACCTGGGGCTTAGCCCGGCTACCTTCACCCTGGCCTTCACCTTTCACCAGCTCTCCGAGAACCTCTCCAAAACCTTCGGAGGGCTCCTCGCGGAAAGGGTAGGGTTCGGCCGCACGGTTACCCTAGCGGCCTTCACCGGCCTTCTGGTTCTCCTCCTCACCTCCAAAGCCCATGCTGGCTGGCTTCTTTGGGGGCTCGCCATCCTCTGGGGTCTCACCATGTCCACCCTCTACCCCGGACTCATGACCCTGGCGAGCCGCATCGCCGTGCCCGGGCGGGAAGCACGGGCCCTATCCTTTACCCTGACCCTGGTGATGCCCTGGGTGGGCATCGGCCTGGTGGGGGTGGGGCAGGTGGCCCAAAAAGAACCCGAGGCCGCCCTCACCCTGCTCCTCGCCGCCCAGGGTATGACCCTCCTCCTTGCCCTAAGCCTCTTCCCCTTCCGCATCCCCATTCCCCAAAAGGCACGGGAACCCTATCCCCTTAAGCGGCTTTTGCTTTTCCTGCCCGCAGCCTTTGGTCAAACCTTCGCTCCCGCCTTGGTCTCCCTCTTCATCCTCCGCTTCGCCAAGGAGGAGCTGGCCCTCGAGCCCATTGCTCTGGGAGGGCTTCTCCTCCTGGGTGGGGGGCTGGCCTTAGGCCTTTTGCCCTTTACCGGCCGGCAAGTGGACCGGAGGGGCTACCGCTTCGCCCTGGTGAGCGGGCTCCTCCTTTTGGCCTTGGTAATGGCCCGCCTGGCCTTTACCCGTAGCCCGGGCGAACTTGCCCTACTGGCTGCCTTGGGAGGCCTGGGCTTCAGCCTTTTCCTGCCCGGGTGGAATGGCTTTCTGGCGAGAAACCTACCTCAGGAAAACCGGGCGGCCGTATGGGGAGGGCTGATGACCGTGGAAGGGCTAGGGGTGGCCTTGGGACCTGCGGTGGGAGGTCTTTTATGGGAAACC
The genomic region above belongs to Thermus antranikianii DSM 12462 and contains:
- a CDS encoding MFS transporter, which encodes MFRYLPWAREGLFVFLRLVLAVGLMEGVRSGFFAGLLPFYAPEHLGLSPATFTLAFTFHQLSENLSKTFGGLLAERVGFGRTVTLAAFTGLLVLLLTSKAHAGWLLWGLAILWGLTMSTLYPGLMTLASRIAVPGREARALSFTLTLVMPWVGIGLVGVGQVAQKEPEAALTLLLAAQGMTLLLALSLFPFRIPIPQKAREPYPLKRLLLFLPAAFGQTFAPALVSLFILRFAKEELALEPIALGGLLLLGGGLALGLLPFTGRQVDRRGYRFALVSGLLLLALVMARLAFTRSPGELALLAALGGLGFSLFLPGWNGFLARNLPQENRAAVWGGLMTVEGLGVALGPAVGGLLWETLGIKAPFLAGSATFLLLSVFYAVLFWRMRWN
- a CDS encoding glycosyltransferase family 2 protein — encoded protein: MRISVVIPARNEEAFLPKALQAVLAQTLPPFEVIVVDNASTDRTREVAEGFGVRVVYCPRKGVAYARQAGLLAARGEWVAMTDADSIPLPTWLQSLSRHAKGAIALYGPLRFYGVSPWTALASEWGYRAFLNLMAFLGKPNLAGANMMFLREAALKVGGFPEVEAREDVLLGWKLKRVGRVRYVPEALVLTSPRRLKGGWGRFLAQQVKNLLGDPRGYFGEAGEKER